In Beggiatoa leptomitoformis, the genomic window AAACAGCAGGAATTGCTACCGTAAGCCCTACTGCAGTCATAATTAAGGCTTCTCCAACAGGGGCTGCAACCGTTTCTAACGTCGCGTTGCCCTGCGAGCTAATAGACATTAACGCGCCATAAATCCCCATGACCGTCCCCAATAAGCCCACAAATGGCGCGGTACTGCTGATGCTAGCAAGAATACTTAAGCCAGAATTTAGTTTTTCGCGTTCTTCATTCATTGTCCGACGCATAGCGCGGGTAATAAATTCGCTTTGCGTACAAATTGTACCCACCTGTTTTGTCACCACATCAGCATGGTGTGCTGCTGCAATCACGCCTTGTAATGCTAACCGCGAAAAGGGATCGCGGGCTTTATGCGTTGTAAGCCATTGGATTAATTCTTCTAATACCATTACGGTATTAAAAAAATGTTGAAATCGCCGTGCTTGTAAATGGACGAACCACAGTTTTAATAATTTAGTGATGATTAAGTACCATGACAAAATGGACATTAGTAATAATAAAAGCAGAATACTCAATGCCATTGGATTATCTGCAACATGCTGTAAAAAATCGCTAAAACCGAAATGTGACATGTTTTATTTTCCTTAATATAGTTCCCACGTAATTGGGATAATAATCCATTCAGTAACTGCCTTACCTGCCTGTTTTGCAGGTATATAACGCCAACGCATTACGGCTGCATAAGACGCTTGGTCTAAACGACTAAATCCACTACTTTCTTTAATTTCTGCCTGTTCTGCATAACCTTCGGTATTAACCATCACACGCATTAAAACCGTTCCTTGCTCATTATTTTTTCGCGATAAAAAAGGATAAGCGGGTTTAGTATTATGTAAATATTGAGCTTTATAATCTGCGGGTGTATAACTTTCTCCAAGCGTGCTATCAGGTAAATCCGCCGTTTTATATTTTGCCCACAAACTTAAACCTGTTGGTGTTGGCACAGCAGGTGAGGAATCAACAGTAAGATGATTTTCTGTCGTTTTGTTGGCTAAGACAGGTTTTATAACTGGTGATTTCGTCGGTGATGTTTTTTTCTCTACTTTTTCCGTTTTTTCACTAATGGGCTTGGTTATTTTTTTTATAACTATTTGCTTTTGATTGTTTTTTGTAGCAACAATTGGCGCGGGTTGAGCAGGAATGGGAGCAACAGCGGGGGGAGGCGTTTGTTGAACGGGAATAGCGGCGGGCGGCGATGTAATAACAGGAGAGGGTGATGTAACCGCTTGTATAGGAACAATTAAGCTTACCTGCAACGTTTTTGCAGGCGTTGATGGACGTTTTTCTTGTGAAACATAAAGCAGTTTCCAAACAATCCACCCATGTACGGCAAGAATAACCAACAAGACAATGAGCATTTTCAGTGTCTTTACAAGAAATGACATAACTATTCACTAATTGGGTTTTATGAGAAATAACCGAAGGGTTGAGCCTAAAACAGCGTGATTCAGTATAACGGATAGTCAGGAAAGGTAAATAAGCAGTACAAAGAAAAAAGGAGGGGACACGCGAACACTTGCTTGTCACCCTACCCTAAAGATTCAGGAGCTATATCACTCGCAGAATAACTATTCAAAAACCTTGCCATTTATTTGCTCCGCGATGAATTTTAAAAAAATAAATATAAATCAATTTATTATGTATTAACTTTGTCAGTTGAAACCAAAGCGGGTTAAAAAATCATTCGACAAATCTATAAACATGTATATAATTACACTATGTGAATAAACACATAAATAGAGACCACTTACTATGGAAGAACTAACTTCTCGTCAAAGACAAATCTGGGAATTTATTGTACAACAAATAGATACTACCAGAATGCCACCAACTCGTGCAGAAATTACCCGCGCTTTCGGGTTTAATTCCCCCAACTCTGCCGAACAACATTTACAAGCCCTTGCAAAAAAAGGTTATATAGAATTATTAGCAGGCTCATCAAGAGGTATTCGTTTACTTAAGGGGATTGGTTTACCCGTTATTGGTAGAGTTGCAGCGGGACAACCCATCTTAGCAGAACAACATGTAGAAGGACGTTATCAACTAGACGAAACCCTATTTCACCCGCGTGCTGATTACCTTTTGCGTGTGCAAGGTCTGAGTATGCGCGACATAGGCATTTTAGATGGTGACTTTTTAGCAGTACACCGTACCGAGAAAGCCAATAATGGGCAAATTGTTGTTGCTCGCGTGGATGGTAATGAAGTAACTGTTAAACGGTTTCAACAACAAGACCATGAAGTTCAACTACTACCAGAAAATCCAGATTTTCAACCCATCATCGTTGATTTACGAACGCAACACCTAGCCATTGAAGGATTAGGCGTAGGCGTGATTCGAAGCAATAAAATTTTGTAAAAACTCAAGATTAACGCTGTATTTGATTATGTTAGCGGCATAGTCAAGACACAACAATATTTTTTCCCTCTTTAGCAAGCGAGGTTAGCATCATGTTGTCTGTTCAAACCCTTCACAACCGCACCACAGCATGGGCAAAACGGATTTTATCCGCTGTCCTACCCACTCCTATCCTGCCTATTGAACTTGAAACGCCTGACTTGCCAGAAGTCACGCTTGCGACACCTGTCGACATTAACAGCGATGACATTTGTTTTAATACCGTCAAACAAGCCATTTTAAGCCGTCACTGCCTGCCAATCCCTAACCAACTGAAACAAAATTATAATTTAACCTACGCAACCGCAAAACACTATTTAAATCGTTTAGTAGAAACAGGTCATCTACTTCGCGAAACAAACGGACGCTACATCCTTAACCGCGATAACCCCGCAAACCAAGTCGGTTTTAACCAACTCGCACAACGCCTAAAACGGATGAATTAACAAGGAAAATCATTTAAAGAAGCGCAACACAGGAGGTTTTATGGGAATCACGCTAACCGATGCACACGGCACGACAGCACAACAACGCTTTAAAAAACGACGGGTTAAGACAGAAAAAGCCCTACAAAAAATTCGCCAACGTCCCAGTAGTCTCAGCTTATTTGTTAAATATTTCTTTATTCCACTGATATTACTAATGTTCTGGCTGTTTCTTAAAGTTGACATCCGCTTAAATGACACTCACGAAGTCGGACAACGTTTATACACCTTAGCTGCTTTTTTAAGCCAATAAAGCAGTCAGGGGGAATGATGAACCTAATACACCTGCGCCAAAATACACTGCTGTTTTCTGCCTTATTTGTCGCTATTGGCATGGCATGTAATGCCATTTTCTACTGGCATCTTGCCAGCGACGCGCTATCTAGCGTGATTTATGTGATTTTAGGACTCAGCTTCGACGGCTTCAAAATTCTCTTATTACCGCTGGCTTTTGTATTCTTTGTCGTTTTACAACGTCCCTTTATGGCATTTGCCAGCGTGACGATTTGGCTTTGTCTAACCGTTATTTCCCTAATAGCGGCCTATGGCTTTTTTACCACCGTACAAGCCCAAGCCGAAAAACAAAATTTACAAGAAAGCCCGCAATATCAATCTTTACAACAATCGCTTACCAATATCAATGCACAACTAGATAAGCTCGCCAGCTATGCAAGCATTGATGTAGTCGGCATTCAACAAAAACTTGCACAAAACCAACAACCACGATTACAACAACTACAACAAGAAATGTCCGCGTATGCAGAACCCGACTGCACCCCCAAACGCGATAAAAATGGGAGCAGTTTTAAAAGCCGAGCAGTTGAGTATTGTAACCAACTCAAAGCAATAGAGGCAGAAATGCAACCCTATCTCGCACAAATAGAAAACTATAATCAATACCGCGCCCTTATGACTAATCGGGAAAGATTACTCAATCAACTGGCTACTTTTAACCAAGCAGAACATCTTGTAGAAATAGTCAATCCCACGTTTATTGCTATAGGTAAACAAATCAATATGGAAGGTGATGCAGTAAAACGGGCAATCCTTACTTTTACCGCTATTGCAACGGAAGTATTAGGTACATTTGCGGCGTTAGTCGTTGCCATTTTGTCCATTGGCAACAAGATAAACGACAAAAAACGCAACGCATATAAAGTAAAAATTGATGAATCTGAAGAAAACAATGCAACGGATGCAACAGAACCAACAAATCGACTTGGGCGTTACGATACAGGCATCCGCACAGGCATGGATAACCGTTTTAAAGAAGTGACTGAAGCAATTTTAACGGGTGATTGCTCGCCTACCCTGTCACAACTGCAAAAACGTTTCAGCATGGGAACACCCGTTGCTAAAGATTATTTATCCGCATTAGCCGAACAAGGTCATCTAGTCCGTAAAGAAAACGGACAATACAAATTAGCTGAATAAGATTAACCGCTTATCCCGTTTGCACCTTTTCTTGTTTGTGGGAAAAGGTGCTTTTTTTTAGTTTTGGGGTTAAAAGTACGAAATTAATCACTTAAAAATTATTTATAGCTAACGCACTTTAAAATGATTATTGTAGGGTGGAATGGGCGCAAGCCGTATTCCACAACAGTGCAAGCTTTCTGCATAAACTCAGCTATTTTTGGCGTTTTATGGTGGAATACGCTACGCTATTCCACCCTACATTAAGCTGCTTTTTAAGTTGCGTTAGCTATAACGAGTAAATTTGATGCGCTCTTTTTACTGATGTTCTGTTTAATCTTTTTATAGTACTGTTGCTATATCTTATTTCAATAGTTATTGAAACCGATAATTAAATTCTAAAAAATAAGTGCGTCCTTCCAATGGTAAATCGTAAGGAATCGGTAAAATTCCTTGCGTATTTACTCCTAAACTTGGTTCTGTGGCATATTCATCAAAAACATTACGGATTCCTGCCGTGACTTCCCAAGGCTTAGGGGCTGGGGTGTAGTGCAGAGTCAGATGTGTCAGCGTGTAGTCCGCAACGGGGGGGCGTGGGTCTCCTTCAATACGTTCACGCTCACCCGTCCATTGCACCTGTAGATTCAGTTTCCAATGAGGCGCGAAAAGCCAATCTGTACGGAAATAGGCAGAATGGGCAGGGTGTGGAATACTCCCTTCATCAGCCGTTTCACTCGTTTGTTTATTATCTTGAAACGCATAATGTCCACTGAGCAAGAGATTATCTAACGCTTGCCATTTTACTTGCCATTCAAAGCCTTTGCCTTTTTGCGTCGCAACGTTTTGTGCAAGAAAGGCTTGAGGGTAATTATCAGGCGGGGGAATAACAGGTAAATATCCAATCCCTTCATCAAATTGATAATAAAATAAATTTAAATCGGTTTGCAACGTTTGTACAGGGCGATAATTAAATCCTAACTCTATGGTTTTAATAGTTTCTGGCTCTAACTCTTTATTTCCCAATGAAACTGGGTTATTCCGTCCATAAAGCTCTAAAAAAGCAGGTGCGCGAAAGGCTTGCCCGTACAATAATTTACTGGTTAATGTCGGCGTTGTTTGCCAGACAAGTGCTATGCGCGGGTTTAACGTTGTGCCAAAATCAGAATAATAATCATAACGTAAACCTGTGGTTAGTTCCCAATGTGGTGCAAAGTTGTAGGCATCTTGAATAAATGCGTGCCAATTTTGGCGAATGCCTGACTCCAAAAAACTATTGGGGGAATTTGACCAACTTAACAAATAGGCCTTTTCGGGTAGCTCAGGATAATACGTTCTTACATCAGTAACATTATATAAATCACCATATTGATACCCCATTCCAAGACGGATGAGGTGTTGTTGCCACCCTTTATAAAATGCGTTGAGATTGAAACGGCTTTGTACTTCGCTCGTGCCTACATTCGCGCTAATGCCATCGTAATAACCCAACGCACCCGCAGGGGCGACTAGCAACAATTTATCTGCGTGCCATCGTTGCTGATGGTAATTCCCTTGCACACTAACTTCCCAGTCATCTGTTTTAGTTGGAATTTGGTAGGTTAAATCCGTATAAATTTGGTCACTTTGATAACGTCCTTCTGGGTCAACACTTTGTAATATCCCCATGCCATTACCCAAATTGCGCCGAATTTTTGTCCCACCGTGCCATTGCCAACGAACGGTGCTTAAACCTAATTGCAGGTCTAATGCTTCCTCGCTACGGCTTACACTACCCGGTGCAAGAGAGCTTTTTGTGCCATAGAGTTTATCGATTTGAGAGTAAAAATCTTCTTGAACAAGACTTTTATCGCCATCAGTATCACGGTATTGCAGAGAAAAACTAGTCTCTATTCCCCGCCATTTATCACCATGTAATAACCATGTTTCATAAGTATCGAAACTGCCAATCCGCGCACCTGCTTCAGTTCCATTAATATCAGCCGCACTTTTAGTAATAAGATTTATCACCGCAGAAAACGCATCTGCGCCATACATAGCAGACCCCGGTCCACGAATAATTTCAATCCGCGCCAAGTCACGAATAGGAGTACTGCCTTCTGTCAATAATCGCCCGCCGTTATACAAAGAAGTGATAGGAATACCATCACGTAACATCAACACATGCGGGTTATAAGGCGAGCTATGCACACCACGCACAGAATAATAAGGGGCATAATTAAAAAAATTGCGGGAAACTTGAATACCGGGGACAGTTGCAAGAACTTCATCTAAGGTTTGCGCGCCTAATGCGGCTATATCACTCGCGGTAATCACCGTTGTTGTTGCTGGGGCTTTATTAATTTCTTGTGTCGTACCTGTTGCAATACTGGTAACTTCTACCTCCATCAATTCTTCTAAAGAAAGATGTTTAATCTCTAATATCGTCTCTTCATCCGTTGCATAGACATTTTTGTCAACAATAATAAGTGACAAAACCATTAGGAGTAAAAAAGGATAAATAAGTGTAATAGATGAACGCATCTTTGAATTCTCAAAATAGTATATTATTACAACAACTAACTGTAAATAATGATTAAATTTCGTTTAAAGTACATCAGAATATCAAAAAAATCTGCAATTCTGATGTATTTACCCCTGCTAGACAAACAATGAACATAAATAGAATATGCAAAAATCATGAAAAAACTGAGCGTTATGCTTAATTATTTTTATAATCAATAAATTAATTATGCGGTTATTTTTATAGAAAAAAATGTAAAAGTTATCTTTTAAAATATAAATTATAATTTTTTACATAAAGTTAAAATGAAATCACTTCATGACTTCGATTAACAATAAAAATCATCATTACAAACCAACTGTTTTGTAGGTTTTAAATATATTATTTTTTATCATCACGCTTTATAAAATACCCTCCATTATGAGAAAATATGAGCGTTTTTAAGGAAATAATTTATAAAACAACGTGATAATTAAAAAAACTTATTTGATTTATGCCCTGTCATTTTTAGAAAAACATGATTTTTTTTCATACAACCGTTGATTACTTTTAACTAAATAATGAATGGATTATAACGCTATAAAAATCGTTTTCTATAATAATAATCGACTAAAAGGTTGCTTTTTTTGAAAAACTATTAAAAATAGTTTCTTTAACCAAAAAAGTGGCTAGATGGTTGCATACGTGAGAGTGACCACGTTGTAAAAACTAAAGAAATTAAAAAAGCTTTTTCTCTCTGTTACTGCTTCAAAGGATGAACTATGTATAAACTAGCCCATTATCTAGGGATATTGTTACTCAGTATCTCAGTATCACAGACACTTGCCGTAGAACCACCCACGATAACAGCAACACCTGATGAGGATTTAAACCAATTATCAAAAGAAATTTTATTAGAACACACGAATGTGGCAGTCAATGCGTTAACGGCTATTCATGCACACCTTACTGAACTAGTTGAACAAGAAAAAACCCTCACACAAGAAATAGAAGCTAAAACAGTTGAAAAAACGGCGTTTAAACTTCCCTCTCTTCCCCCTGTTACCGACATTATTACTGACCCTGAGCAAGCGCAATTATTTGTAAAAGCACATGAAACTCAATTAACAGCATTACAACAGCTCAGTGTTTTATTAAAAAGTTTGCAAGGGTTGACGAAAAAACATCAAGAAGTTGCCTTAAAATTGGCCAATGAAAATAAATTATTAGCTGATGCACAGACTAAATATTTACCGTTAGCCACAGCGTTAATAGCGCGCAAAGAAACAGGAGAACTAACGACCGAACAAGTACCTGATAATGTATTAAAATCACTTACTAATAATGAACAACCCGTTTTATTAGAAAAGGTCAACCAATGGCAAGCGCAAGCCGCACGAGACGAAGTAATTATTGCTGACAGTGAAACGCAATTAAAAACGCTGGCAGAACAGCAAACACAAGTAGAAACTGCATCTAAAAAAGCCGTTGAACAATTACAAGAAGCCAGTCAACGTGCAGAATGGCGCAAAGACTTTAATTCTCGACAATTAACAGATTTGATTGCCTTTTTTAACACCCGTTTTAATACATGGAATACAACGGTTGGCATTCTGAACGAACAAACTAAGTTACTGACTGAAAAAGTAACGGGCTTGACTGCACAACAAACTGCATTAGAAAAAGCGACTCCCCCCGATTCCTCACAATTCACGGTCACAGATGAACCCGTTAAAAGCCTACAAGAAGCCAAGCAGAATTTATTAATTGCACAAGCAAATCAAACCTTTCGTGAACAACAATTTGCTGAGTTAAATACCATTAATACAACGTTACAAGAACTGTCTGGCAAATTAGGACAGGACACTGAGCAAGCAGATAAACTACTAAAAGAAGGTATTGAGTTAGTTGTTTTAACAGAAGTTATTCAAAGTTTAAGCCAGACCGAAAGTGGTCAAAAAACCGTGCTGCCTGAAGCCATTACACAAGAGGTTATTCAAGAAACCGTGACGGTTGTTCGTGGTCAAGCCGACATGTTTAAAACCCAACAGACAAACTTTATGGCACTCGCCGATACGCTTAAAAAGCAGTTAGAAGATGCAAATACGGCATTAACTGAGGCAAAAACTATCGTTGTTACAGGAGAAAAACACTTAGAATGGGAAAAAGAATGGGTTGCGTTTTTAAAAGAAGTAGAAAAACTGACGAATGACGAACTCATTAGTAGTTTTCAAGGGACGTTAACCCAAATAGTCGACATACAAAAACAAGCAGAAACACAAACACTAGAAACAGACAAAAGTCGTCAAGCCTTAGAAAAAAACATGAAAGCCTTGACAGGACATAAAGACCCCGTTGCTTTAGACAATATAAAGCGAGAACAAGAATTTACACAATGGTATAGCGAACAAAACATACACCTAGACCCCCCCGTAAAACAAGTTGCGGTTACAGATACCCCAACAACCAGCAGTAGCGTAAAGACCACGACAGACACAACGCCTACAACGACCAATGCAACCACCACCACATCCACGACAACAACCGTTTCTCCCACCGTATCTGCTACAACGCCGACTGTTGAAGCCACCCCCGCACCAACTGCACCAGCT contains:
- the lexA gene encoding transcriptional repressor LexA, whose protein sequence is MEELTSRQRQIWEFIVQQIDTTRMPPTRAEITRAFGFNSPNSAEQHLQALAKKGYIELLAGSSRGIRLLKGIGLPVIGRVAAGQPILAEQHVEGRYQLDETLFHPRADYLLRVQGLSMRDIGILDGDFLAVHRTEKANNGQIVVARVDGNEVTVKRFQQQDHEVQLLPENPDFQPIIVDLRTQHLAIEGLGVGVIRSNKIL
- a CDS encoding energy transducer TonB; its protein translation is MSFLVKTLKMLIVLLVILAVHGWIVWKLLYVSQEKRPSTPAKTLQVSLIVPIQAVTSPSPVITSPPAAIPVQQTPPPAVAPIPAQPAPIVATKNNQKQIVIKKITKPISEKTEKVEKKTSPTKSPVIKPVLANKTTENHLTVDSSPAVPTPTGLSLWAKYKTADLPDSTLGESYTPADYKAQYLHNTKPAYPFLSRKNNEQGTVLMRVMVNTEGYAEQAEIKESSGFSRLDQASYAAVMRWRYIPAKQAGKAVTEWIIIPITWELY
- a CDS encoding MotA/TolQ/ExbB proton channel family protein, which gives rise to MSHFGFSDFLQHVADNPMALSILLLLLLMSILSWYLIITKLLKLWFVHLQARRFQHFFNTVMVLEELIQWLTTHKARDPFSRLALQGVIAAAHHADVVTKQVGTICTQSEFITRAMRRTMNEEREKLNSGLSILASISSTAPFVGLLGTVMGIYGALMSISSQGNATLETVAAPVGEALIMTAVGLTVAIPAVLGYNALIRGNRNLFNELDGFAHDLYAYLNTGVKIDTTQLSALSIEKTTVQTNINEQTDGQTPSNNIVNTENMTINQENSH
- a CDS encoding TonB-dependent receptor plug domain-containing protein, coding for MRSSITLIYPFLLLMVLSLIIVDKNVYATDEETILEIKHLSLEELMEVEVTSIATGTTQEINKAPATTTVITASDIAALGAQTLDEVLATVPGIQVSRNFFNYAPYYSVRGVHSSPYNPHVLMLRDGIPITSLYNGGRLLTEGSTPIRDLARIEIIRGPGSAMYGADAFSAVINLITKSAADINGTEAGARIGSFDTYETWLLHGDKWRGIETSFSLQYRDTDGDKSLVQEDFYSQIDKLYGTKSSLAPGSVSRSEEALDLQLGLSTVRWQWHGGTKIRRNLGNGMGILQSVDPEGRYQSDQIYTDLTYQIPTKTDDWEVSVQGNYHQQRWHADKLLLVAPAGALGYYDGISANVGTSEVQSRFNLNAFYKGWQQHLIRLGMGYQYGDLYNVTDVRTYYPELPEKAYLLSWSNSPNSFLESGIRQNWHAFIQDAYNFAPHWELTTGLRYDYYSDFGTTLNPRIALVWQTTPTLTSKLLYGQAFRAPAFLELYGRNNPVSLGNKELEPETIKTIELGFNYRPVQTLQTDLNLFYYQFDEGIGYLPVIPPPDNYPQAFLAQNVATQKGKGFEWQVKWQALDNLLLSGHYAFQDNKQTSETADEGSIPHPAHSAYFRTDWLFAPHWKLNLQVQWTGERERIEGDPRPPVADYTLTHLTLHYTPAPKPWEVTAGIRNVFDEYATEPSLGVNTQGILPIPYDLPLEGRTYFLEFNYRFQ